One Streptomyces sp. ML-6 genomic region harbors:
- the rbfA gene encoding 30S ribosome-binding factor RbfA: MADNARAKKLADLIQEVVAQKLQRGIKDPRLGTHVTITDVRVTGDLREATVFYTVYGDDEERASAAAGLQSAKGILRSAVGAAAGTKFTPTLAFVADALPENARAIEDLLDRARASDAKVREASSGATYAGDADPYRKPEDENDEDTASE; the protein is encoded by the coding sequence GTGGCCGACAACGCGCGGGCTAAGAAGCTGGCGGACCTCATCCAGGAGGTGGTCGCCCAGAAACTTCAGCGCGGTATCAAGGACCCGCGCCTGGGTACGCACGTGACCATCACGGACGTCCGGGTCACCGGCGACCTGCGGGAGGCCACGGTCTTCTACACGGTCTACGGCGACGACGAGGAGCGGGCGAGCGCCGCGGCCGGTCTGCAGAGCGCCAAGGGCATCCTGCGGTCGGCGGTCGGTGCGGCGGCGGGGACGAAGTTCACCCCGACCCTCGCCTTCGTGGCGGACGCGCTTCCGGAGAACGCGCGGGCGATCGAGGACCTCCTCGACCGCGCGCGGGCCTCGGACGCCAAGGTGCGCGAGGCGTCCTCGGGCGCCACGTACGCCGGTGACGCGGACCCGTACCGCAAGCCGGAGGACGAGAACGACGAGGACACCGCCTCCGAATGA
- the truB gene encoding tRNA pseudouridine(55) synthase TruB: MTSQNTPDGLVIVDKPSGFTSHDVVAKMRGIARTRRVGHAGTLDPMATGVLVLGVQKATKLLGHLALTEKEYLGTIRLGQNTITDDAEGEITSSTDASGVTREGIDAGVAALTGAIMQVPSKVSAIKIDGKRSYARVRGGEEFEIPARPVTISSFNVYDVRHEVAEDGTPVVDLVVSVVCSSGTYIRAIARDLGAGLGVGGHLTALRRTRVGPYGLDAARTLDQHQEELTVMPVAEAAAAAFPRWDVDEKRARLLLNGVRLDMPAFPSEPVGVFGPDGRFLVLVEEQKGKAKSLAVFA; this comes from the coding sequence ATGACATCGCAGAACACGCCGGACGGCCTTGTCATCGTCGACAAGCCGTCCGGCTTCACTTCGCACGACGTCGTCGCCAAGATGCGCGGCATCGCCCGGACCCGCCGGGTCGGACACGCCGGCACGCTGGACCCGATGGCGACCGGCGTGCTCGTGCTCGGCGTCCAGAAGGCCACCAAGCTTCTCGGTCACCTCGCGCTGACCGAGAAGGAGTACCTCGGCACGATCAGGCTCGGCCAGAACACCATCACGGACGACGCGGAGGGCGAGATCACCTCGTCCACCGACGCGTCCGGGGTGACCCGGGAGGGCATCGACGCGGGTGTCGCGGCCCTGACCGGCGCGATCATGCAGGTGCCGTCCAAGGTCAGCGCCATCAAGATCGACGGCAAGCGGTCCTACGCACGGGTGCGGGGCGGCGAGGAGTTCGAGATCCCGGCCCGCCCGGTGACGATCTCGTCCTTCAACGTCTACGACGTCCGCCACGAGGTCGCCGAGGACGGGACGCCGGTCGTGGACCTGGTCGTCTCGGTCGTCTGCTCCTCGGGCACGTACATCCGCGCCATCGCCCGGGACCTCGGTGCCGGGCTCGGCGTCGGCGGGCACCTGACCGCGCTGCGGCGCACCCGGGTCGGACCGTACGGCCTCGACGCGGCGCGGACGCTCGACCAGCACCAGGAGGAGCTGACCGTGATGCCGGTGGCCGAGGCCGCCGCAGCCGCGTTCCCCCGCTGGGACGTGGACGAGAAGCGTGCCAGGCTGCTGCTGAACGGCGTACGGCTGGACATGCCGGCCTTCCCGTCGGAACCGGTCGGGGTCTTCGGACCCGACGGACGGTTCCTGGTTCTCGTCGAGGAGCAGAAGGGCAAGGCCAAGAGCCTCGCGGTCTTCGCCTGA
- a CDS encoding DUF503 domain-containing protein, whose amino-acid sequence MYVGTLSFDLLLGDVRSLKEKRSVVRPIVAELQRKFAVSAAETGGQDLHRRAEIGLAVVSGDTGHLTDVLDRCERLVAARPEVELLSVRRRVHSDEDD is encoded by the coding sequence ATGTATGTGGGGACACTGTCCTTCGATCTGCTTCTCGGCGACGTACGGTCGTTGAAGGAGAAGCGCTCCGTCGTCCGTCCGATAGTCGCCGAACTCCAACGAAAATTCGCGGTGAGCGCGGCGGAGACCGGCGGTCAGGATCTCCATCGCAGGGCCGAGATCGGCCTTGCCGTGGTCTCCGGGGACACCGGACACCTCACAGATGTTCTGGACCGGTGCGAGCGGCTGGTGGCCGCCCGGCCGGAAGTGGAACTGCTGTCCGTACGACGGCGGGTCCACAGCGACGAAGACGATTGA
- a CDS encoding YlxR family protein gives MSGRTHARACPERTCVGCRERAAKSELLRIVAEGNACVPDPRGTLPGRGAYVHPVPACLDLAVRRRAFPRAFKAKGPFDPAALQRFVERVTP, from the coding sequence GTGTCTGGCCGGACGCATGCCCGCGCTTGCCCTGAGCGAACCTGTGTGGGATGCCGGGAGCGGGCGGCCAAGAGCGAACTGCTGCGCATCGTCGCGGAAGGGAACGCCTGCGTTCCCGATCCTCGCGGTACGCTGCCCGGCCGGGGTGCCTATGTACACCCCGTCCCCGCATGTCTGGACCTGGCGGTTCGCCGCCGGGCATTCCCCCGGGCCTTCAAGGCCAAGGGGCCGTTCGACCCCGCCGCGCTGCAGCGGTTCGTCGAGCGGGTGACACCGTAA